The Nocardioides humi genome includes a region encoding these proteins:
- a CDS encoding bacterial proteasome activator family protein produces the protein MTENASGSEEQIVVVGPDGQPIGTVPASAVEQAGSADHGDDDGERALTDLVEQPAKVMRIGSMIRQLLEEVKAAPLDEASRSRLAAIHRSSIAELEQGLAPELVEELERLSLPFTEDSTPSESELRIAQAQLVGWLEGLFHGIQTAIYAQQMAARAQFEQIRRALPPGMSLGGPGTPGGPGAPGAPQATAEQEGGEQSSSGGMYL, from the coding sequence ATGACCGAGAACGCCTCCGGGAGCGAAGAGCAGATCGTCGTGGTCGGGCCCGACGGGCAGCCGATCGGCACCGTGCCGGCCTCGGCCGTCGAGCAGGCCGGGTCCGCCGACCACGGCGACGACGACGGGGAGCGGGCGCTGACCGACCTGGTCGAGCAGCCGGCCAAGGTCATGCGCATCGGCAGCATGATCCGCCAGCTCCTCGAGGAGGTGAAGGCGGCGCCCCTCGACGAGGCCAGCCGCAGCCGCCTCGCGGCCATCCACCGCTCCTCGATCGCCGAGCTCGAGCAGGGCCTGGCCCCCGAGCTCGTGGAGGAGCTGGAGCGGCTGTCGCTGCCGTTCACGGAGGACTCCACCCCCTCGGAGTCGGAGCTGCGGATCGCGCAGGCCCAGCTGGTCGGCTGGCTGGAGGGGCTGTTCCACGGCATCCAGACCGCGATCTACGCCCAGCAGATGGCCGCCCGCGCCCAGTTCGAGCAGATCCGCCGCGCGCTGCCGCCCGGCATGAGCCTCGGCGGGCCCGGCACCCCGGGCGGGCCCGGCGCCCCCGGCGCCCCGCAGGCCACGGCCGAGCAGGAGGGCGGCGAGCAGTCGTCCTCCGGCGGCATGTACCTGTAA
- a CDS encoding carbon-nitrogen hydrolase family protein — protein MTTPTLRLALVQAASALDPAANRDALARLAAEHAGDADLVVFPEAFARDFGEAGSDISAYAEPLDGPFGATLADAAAAQGTTVVAGMFERGPDAERPYNTLLVRGEATASYRKVHLYDSFGYRESDRLTAGPLEPVVVDLHGWRVGLMTCYDLRFPELARALVDRGAEVLVVPAAWVAGSRKVHHWRTLLTARAIENTVYVAAAGQPARRYCGHSLVVDPFGEVLAEAGPGSPDEPEVVRAVAERSVLEEARRVNPSLENRRLC, from the coding sequence GTGACGACCCCCACGCTCCGCCTCGCCCTGGTGCAGGCCGCGTCGGCGCTCGACCCCGCGGCCAATCGCGACGCGCTCGCCCGGCTGGCCGCGGAGCACGCCGGCGACGCCGACCTCGTGGTGTTCCCCGAGGCCTTCGCCCGCGACTTCGGGGAGGCCGGCTCCGACATCAGCGCGTACGCCGAGCCGCTCGACGGCCCGTTCGGCGCCACCCTCGCCGATGCCGCGGCCGCGCAGGGCACCACGGTCGTGGCCGGCATGTTCGAGCGCGGGCCGGACGCCGAGCGGCCCTACAACACGCTCCTGGTGCGGGGGGAGGCGACGGCGTCGTACCGGAAGGTGCACCTGTACGACTCCTTCGGCTACCGCGAGTCCGACCGCCTCACCGCCGGCCCGCTCGAGCCGGTCGTCGTCGACCTGCACGGCTGGCGGGTCGGGCTGATGACCTGCTACGACCTCCGCTTCCCCGAGCTCGCCCGGGCGCTGGTCGACCGCGGCGCCGAGGTGCTCGTCGTACCTGCTGCGTGGGTGGCCGGCTCGCGCAAGGTGCACCACTGGCGCACCCTGCTGACCGCGCGCGCGATCGAGAACACCGTGTACGTCGCCGCCGCCGGCCAGCCCGCCCGGCGCTACTGCGGGCACTCGCTGGTGGTCGACCCCTTCGGCGAGGTGCTCGCCGAGGCCGGCCCGGGGAGCCCCGACGAGCCCGAGGTGGTCCGGGCCGTCGCGGAGCGGTCGGTGCTCGAGGAGGCCCGTCGGGTCAACCCCTCTTTGGAAAACCGTCGTCTGTGCTGA
- the mobA gene encoding molybdenum cofactor guanylyltransferase, with product MVIELGLSGFAAVVLAGGRGSRLGGFDKASIEVDGRTLLEHALDAVVDAGEVVVVGHQVPTERPVTFVVEEPRYGGPAAGLLTGRDVLLRTFPTIAVLAVDMPRLTPGTFRRLHEAAVGHEGAVLADGAGRRQLAFVVETARLDAVRPDHEGQHGLSVRALLEPLDLVEVAPAGGEARDIDTWSDLRDVASEGPSLE from the coding sequence GTGGTCATCGAGCTCGGACTGTCCGGATTCGCCGCCGTCGTGCTGGCCGGCGGCCGGGGCAGCCGGCTGGGCGGCTTCGACAAGGCCTCGATCGAGGTCGACGGCCGGACCCTGCTCGAGCACGCGCTCGACGCGGTCGTCGACGCCGGGGAGGTGGTGGTCGTCGGGCACCAGGTGCCGACCGAGCGGCCGGTGACCTTCGTCGTCGAGGAGCCCCGGTACGGCGGCCCCGCGGCGGGCCTGCTGACCGGGCGCGACGTGCTGCTGCGGACGTTCCCGACCATCGCGGTGCTCGCGGTGGACATGCCGCGGCTCACGCCCGGCACCTTCCGGCGGCTGCACGAGGCGGCGGTCGGGCACGAGGGCGCGGTGCTGGCGGACGGCGCCGGTCGCCGGCAGCTGGCGTTCGTGGTGGAGACGGCGCGGTTGGACGCCGTACGTCCGGACCACGAGGGGCAGCACGGCCTGTCGGTCCGCGCGCTGCTGGAGCCGCTCGACCTCGTCGAGGTCGCGCCGGCCGGCGGCGAGGCCCGCGACATCGACACCTGGAGCGACCTGCGCGACGTCGCCTCCGAGGGACCGTCTCTGGAGTGA
- a CDS encoding DUF6457 domain-containing protein, with protein sequence MNLHDWIDELCDALDIEAEADEGLLGDLAGITHENVHPAAGPVTAFLLGFAAGEQGADPDAVELLAAKAQTLAESWDRPAGAVDVEVEDVEVDELAAAEYDDEDSLV encoded by the coding sequence GTGAACCTCCACGACTGGATCGACGAGTTGTGCGACGCCCTGGACATCGAGGCCGAGGCTGACGAGGGCCTGCTGGGCGACCTCGCCGGGATCACGCACGAGAACGTCCACCCGGCCGCGGGTCCCGTGACCGCCTTCCTGCTGGGCTTCGCCGCCGGCGAGCAGGGCGCCGACCCCGACGCCGTCGAGCTGCTCGCCGCGAAGGCGCAGACGCTCGCGGAGTCCTGGGACCGGCCCGCGGGCGCAGTGGACGTCGAGGTCGAGGACGTCGAGGTCGACGAGCTCGCCGCCGCGGAGTACGACGACGAGGACTCCCTGGTCTGA
- a CDS encoding recombinase family protein, with amino-acid sequence MNGDPSDALTEYFGSTTAHATASVKALIYLRVSTARQATKNGEAEGYSIPAQREACLRKARELGAEAIEEYVDAGASARSADRASLQRMLARVREGDISYVIVHKLDRLARSRIDDAEIATIFAVAGTTLVSASEQIDDSPSGSLLHGIMATIAEHYSKNLSHEAKKGMAEKVRRGGTNGVAPLGYLNVTQRVNGIEVRTVEIDPERAPHVVWAYEQYATGDWSISSLRDALEERGFKSRTTAKLVGKPLNSSQVHRLLTKSYYKGMLLFKGVLYEGAHQPLIDEATWQQVQDILANRRIAGDRSWRHQHYLKGSLQCARCGGRMGYGTAKGRAGTTTTSSASAGTRDAPTATCRT; translated from the coding sequence GTGAACGGCGATCCCAGCGACGCCCTGACCGAGTACTTCGGTTCCACGACCGCCCACGCGACTGCGTCGGTCAAGGCACTGATCTACCTGCGGGTCTCCACCGCCAGACAGGCCACCAAGAACGGGGAAGCCGAGGGCTACTCCATCCCCGCCCAACGCGAGGCCTGCCTGCGCAAGGCCCGCGAGCTCGGGGCCGAGGCCATCGAAGAGTACGTCGACGCCGGGGCATCCGCCCGTTCCGCCGACCGGGCGAGCCTGCAACGCATGCTCGCCCGCGTCCGGGAGGGCGACATCTCCTACGTCATCGTCCACAAGCTCGACCGACTCGCCAGGTCCCGCATCGACGACGCCGAGATCGCGACCATCTTCGCCGTGGCCGGCACCACGCTGGTGTCGGCCAGCGAACAGATCGACGACTCACCGTCCGGGTCGCTGCTGCACGGCATCATGGCCACCATCGCCGAGCACTACTCCAAGAACCTCTCCCACGAGGCGAAGAAGGGGATGGCCGAGAAGGTCCGCCGCGGTGGCACCAACGGCGTCGCACCCCTCGGCTATCTCAATGTCACCCAACGGGTCAACGGCATTGAGGTCCGCACCGTCGAGATCGACCCCGAACGCGCCCCGCACGTGGTGTGGGCCTACGAGCAGTACGCCACCGGCGACTGGTCCATCTCCAGCCTGCGTGACGCGCTCGAAGAACGCGGGTTCAAGTCCCGCACCACCGCCAAGCTCGTGGGCAAGCCTCTCAACAGCAGCCAGGTGCATCGGCTCCTGACCAAGTCCTACTACAAGGGCATGCTGCTGTTCAAAGGCGTGCTCTACGAAGGCGCCCACCAACCACTGATCGACGAAGCCACCTGGCAGCAGGTCCAGGACATCCTTGCCAACCGGCGCATCGCCGGCGACCGGTCCTGGCGCCACCAGCACTACCTCAAAGGCAGCCTGCAATGCGCCCGCTGTGGCGGACGCATGGGCTACGGCACCGCCAAAGGCCGGGCGGGGACTACGACTACTTCTTCTGCCTCGGCCGGCACACGGGACGCACCGACTGCGACCTGCCGTACCTAG
- a CDS encoding NAD(P)H-quinone oxidoreductase, with protein sequence MRAVTQTAPGGPETLVVTELPDPAPGPGEILLDVAATAVNRADLLQRQGYYPPPPGASDVIGLECSGTVAALGEGVDGWAVGDEVCALLAGGGYASRVVVPAGQVMPVPDGVDLVTAAALPEVACTVWSNVFMVAGLRPGDAFLVHGGGGGIGTFAIQLAAASGARVFTTAGSEEKLARCRELGAEVAINYRDEDFVEVVRTATGGAGADVVLDNMGAKYLSRNVDVLADEGKLVIIGMQGGAKAELNIGQLLSKRGAVIATALRSRPVEGKARICASVVENVWPLVADGTIRPVVSAVLSLDDVADAHRMIESGEAVGKVLLTPER encoded by the coding sequence ATGCGCGCCGTCACCCAGACCGCCCCCGGCGGGCCCGAGACCCTCGTCGTCACCGAGCTGCCCGACCCAGCCCCCGGGCCGGGCGAGATCCTCCTGGACGTCGCCGCCACGGCCGTGAACCGGGCCGACCTGCTGCAGCGCCAGGGCTACTACCCGCCGCCGCCCGGCGCGTCGGACGTGATCGGCCTGGAGTGCAGCGGCACGGTCGCGGCGCTCGGCGAGGGCGTCGACGGCTGGGCGGTGGGCGACGAGGTGTGCGCGCTGCTGGCCGGTGGCGGCTACGCGAGCCGGGTCGTCGTACCGGCGGGGCAGGTGATGCCGGTCCCCGACGGCGTCGACCTGGTCACCGCCGCGGCGCTGCCCGAGGTGGCGTGCACGGTGTGGTCGAACGTGTTCATGGTCGCCGGGCTGCGTCCCGGCGACGCCTTCCTGGTGCACGGCGGGGGCGGCGGCATCGGCACCTTCGCGATCCAGCTCGCCGCCGCGTCCGGCGCGCGGGTCTTCACGACCGCGGGTAGCGAGGAGAAGCTCGCCCGCTGCCGCGAGCTCGGCGCCGAGGTCGCCATCAACTACCGCGACGAGGACTTCGTCGAGGTCGTGCGTACGGCGACCGGCGGCGCGGGCGCGGACGTCGTCCTCGACAACATGGGGGCCAAGTACCTCAGTCGCAACGTCGACGTGCTCGCCGACGAGGGCAAGCTCGTCATCATCGGCATGCAGGGCGGGGCGAAGGCGGAGCTGAACATCGGCCAGCTGCTGTCCAAGCGCGGCGCGGTGATCGCCACCGCCCTCCGCTCCCGGCCGGTCGAGGGCAAGGCCCGGATCTGCGCGTCGGTCGTCGAGAACGTGTGGCCGCTCGTGGCCGACGGCACGATCCGGCCGGTCGTGTCCGCCGTCCTGTCCCTGGACGACGTCGCCGACGCCCACCGGATGATCGAGTCGGGCGAGGCGGTCGGCAAGGTGCTGCTGACCCCCGAACGGTAG
- a CDS encoding HAD family hydrolase, with translation MSAPMIAPASDWQPRLVALDIDGTLLKWVAGLGMSHEEVTPAVHDAVQRVLDSGAHVVLASGRAPHNMTVVADMLDLHGHGEQLWIVAANGAVVLRYPPAEVVHEVTFDARPAVAAVLEQHPDALVAVEERGIGYRVSGPFPDGELGGTTIVAAVEDMVAEPVSRVIIRDPKATAEDFVQLAANLGLHGTDYVVGWTAWLDLAPVGVSKASGLEYVAQQLGVDRADVLAIGDGRNDIEMLQWAGRGVAMGQAVDEVKAVADAVTDSVDVDGAAVEIGRWFPVAGSGGMDG, from the coding sequence ATGAGCGCTCCGATGATCGCTCCGGCGAGCGACTGGCAGCCCCGCCTCGTCGCGCTCGACATCGACGGCACCCTGCTCAAGTGGGTCGCCGGCCTCGGCATGAGCCACGAGGAGGTCACCCCGGCCGTCCACGACGCCGTCCAGCGGGTCCTCGACTCCGGTGCGCACGTCGTCCTCGCCTCCGGCCGCGCGCCCCACAACATGACCGTGGTCGCCGACATGCTCGACCTCCACGGCCACGGCGAGCAGCTGTGGATCGTCGCCGCCAACGGCGCGGTCGTGCTGCGGTACCCGCCCGCCGAGGTCGTCCACGAGGTCACCTTCGACGCTCGCCCGGCCGTCGCGGCCGTCCTCGAGCAGCACCCGGACGCGCTGGTCGCGGTCGAGGAGCGGGGGATCGGCTACCGCGTGTCCGGCCCGTTCCCCGACGGCGAGCTCGGCGGTACGACGATCGTGGCCGCGGTCGAGGACATGGTCGCCGAGCCGGTCAGCCGCGTGATCATCCGCGACCCGAAGGCCACCGCGGAGGACTTCGTGCAGCTCGCCGCCAACCTCGGCCTCCACGGCACCGACTACGTCGTCGGCTGGACCGCCTGGCTCGACCTCGCGCCCGTCGGCGTCTCCAAGGCGTCCGGCCTGGAGTACGTCGCCCAGCAGCTCGGCGTCGACCGCGCCGACGTGCTCGCCATCGGCGACGGCCGCAACGACATCGAGATGCTGCAGTGGGCCGGCCGGGGCGTGGCCATGGGCCAGGCCGTCGACGAGGTGAAGGCGGTCGCCGACGCGGTCACCGACTCCGTCGACGTCGACGGCGCCGCGGTCGAGATCGGCCGCTGGTTCCCCGTCGCCGGATCTGGTGGGATGGACGGGTGA